From the genome of Kluyveromyces lactis strain NRRL Y-1140 chromosome F complete sequence:
GCAAACCTGTTCTCTTGTTGCGCTTGTTGGCCAAATACTGAACTCATGATTTAGGATTGTCAGTTCGCTTTCTCAACAATGTTTCAACAGTCAAAAATGATCAATTTATCCTacttgaaattgaagaacacACCAAACCACAGTGTTACCGGTGCATATGAACATGCTACGATGATAACAGCTATTCTCATCTAATCTTATTCTTGATGTTTATTAGTTGAaattgttttatttcaattaGAATACTCaaatccgggtaatgtTTGCCATTATGAACAGCTTCAGTGTATGTGTAAATTTATACATTCACGATCGATAAGATTTACCTCTATATACTGCTTTTTGATGTCTCCTTGTTTGCGGGAGATATGTGTGAAGATCTGTCCCTTGTTCGTGCAATCTCTTTTTTACCATGTCAAGTTCTTTACGCATAGTTACGTATCCTAGATGGAGTTTGCCCATGAAATGGTCAGCGAGTCTTCTATCCGTGTCTAATCTTGAAAGGTAGGCTCCACATACACGGCATACCTGTAGCTTCTGTTGTGCACTTTGGCCTGTGTTTTCGTTCATTTGCCTGCATTTTTCGCTGAGTGTGTCCCTTTCTGTTTGCAGTTTGTTATATTTACAGCTTTGAATCATCGCCTTCATAACTTCTTCGTTTTGTATAAGCATATCGATTTCTGAAAGCATTAAAGCACATTTGGATTCAAGCTGATTCACTGCTTGTAGAAGTGCTGCTAATTTCGAATGTTCCTCATGATGCTGTAACTTTTTATGTGccatttcaatttgaacaTCACAATCACTaagaatcttcttcaagatgGAGTAATGCTCAAGGTCAAACTCAGGATATTTCTTGCCCTTCTTTACATCTCTTTCATATTGCATTTTATGCGAGACTGAATGTATACGTGGACAATGCCCCATGGGCTGCTTGGTCTCTTGGAAAAGGTCATAGGGGCAATGACCAATGATAAATGATTTGCACGTTGATGGTGAAGTTAGCCCATGCGATGTGGCAGCCGAAGACATAAGCTGAGAAATCAGCTTGCGCTGTTCTAAAATTGCAGACATTTCTCACTTACAAATATCTCTGATGGAAGTAACACCAAACTGTTGCGTGCAGTTTGGACTCTGTGATTAACTTTTTCTGCTCTGTTGGTCAGTTCAACAATGATACTTCTTCAGTACGCCTTTTCAAGTAGCTTGTTGAAAATGCCAGGTTTAAATTCTGACGACAAAATATACtgaaaataaatatataataacACAAGCAAAACATGACACAAATGGCAGTTTAGGTTTTCTAAACATGATCATTCCTATCTTAGGTGATccttttgaaataatttgTAGTACAATTAGAACATGCAAGCTAGAAACAATGGAGCCTGTATTTTCTGCTTTAGTTATTGGAGGTAATGGTAATGACAGCGCAATTAGAATTTGTCGagaattgatattcaaatatggCATTAAAGTTATCAATGCAGATTATTGGGATGCCAGGGATGATATTCTATATGGATTGGAAGAATATTATAGAAGTGACGATGTAAGATCCGATAAGTGGATTCTTACATTTGATTCTCATATCAACTTGATCAATgacagaaaaaaaaactacGAGTTCGTGAACATTAATACCCAGAACTGGAAACCGATTCTTTCTGGCGTGAACGTAGTTATCAATTTGACTCAGTACTATGAACCTACCATTGGTGGCTTGCTTTCCACACCAATTCAAGAGGTAGACCCATTGATAGATTTATGGTGTCACATGATCGAGATAATGGAAACGGTAAGGTTGACGACCCATTGCACCATTGCGTATTTGATCAATAAGGATACTAGCTTCAACAGAGGTTGGGGAATTTTTGCCAACAGTACGATACAATTATTGGATGGAAAGCTTTCCGTGTGTCAAGAGGATTACGACGTGTATTTCTCACCAAAAGAACTATTTCAACAGTTCGAAAATGGAACTTATGCTGATATAATGAGATGAGAGAAATCTAGTATTCCAGAGAAGATTTAACTAGTAGTGCGGAAAGTGGGAAAACATCCACAACACCGAGTATTATTTGGTGTTAGCAGTGATGAGTTGGCTTAATATTGGTAGCTATGTGGTACGTACAGTTTGTTTGATACATATAACTCATACACATTTCTATGAGTTTACAGAAACGAGAGGTGAATCAATGTTACCGACCTTGAATAGAGTAAACGATTACGTCCATGTTCTGAAATGGTATAAGGACGGACGAGACTTAAAGATGGGAGACTGTATAGTTGCTATGAAGCCCACAGATCCACAATCTAGAGTTTGCAAACGAATAACTGGAATGGAGGGTGATTTGATATTAGTTGATCCCAGtcaagaagatgatgaggaagCTTACGAAACTTTTATCAGGGTTCCAAAGGGTCACGTATGGGTGACTGGGGACAATCTTTCTCATAGTTTAGACTCCAGGACATATAATTCGATACCCAAGGGTTTAATCAAGGGGAAGATCGTAGCAGCGAACGATTTCAGCAAGCCTCTATCGACTTTTTGGGGGTTTAGAGAAATCACTAACAGCTATTTTGATGAGAAATGATAAAGttcaatgatgaaataGGAATGTTTATAGAAGTTTATGTTCGTATTGAATGTAGCTATAGAAGTATGTTAATCGGCTCTGATAGATCTTTTGTATTTCGAACTATTTACCGGCTATTTAATTGCGGAACTAAGACTTGTCGAAGATCATCATTGTTTCAATGACTTCAGAGTAGCAGAACCAAGCAACAAAGCTGGTAAGAACAACAAACCAGTAGAGAATACGGTGTCAAATATTGAGGTACCGGAATAGTACTTGTAGAAGATGAACTCGAAACCGGAAACTAGTGCAACAAATAAGTACGAAGATACAttcttcaagttgaaattaACAGCACCGAAAGATACCCAGGAGACAAACAACACGAATAAAGTGGTAGTAATTACCAATGCAAACAGTTGAGCGATGAACGCATTGACGGTCTTAGGTgaactttggaaaatgtGATGAATTTCCTCCTTCGGATTCAATCTAACAAAGTTTCTCGCAGTATCACGGGTATTTGTTACAGGATCAACAATGGACAATATGAATAATTCCTTAACCAAtgaattttcttctgtgGATACTAAAAGGTTCACTTGTAGCTCTGCTCTATCGTTGAAGGCATGTGCAAGTTTTGGTAGAGGAATGGCTAAGGAAAATTTGTCAGAGCTCCCACTTTGCTTCTTTAAAGTATAGCCAGCTTCCAAGTTTTCACTTGGAAGTCCTACCAAAACATTTGCTTGTTCCAACTCTTGGTCCACAACAAACGAAAGCTTCAATGTCTCTGACAACGATACCGGTACATTTACACCTTTAGAATCATATTTACTGTCAATGTTATTCAATTGGACAACCGGCCTTTCACTATCGAAAGCCACTACTGCATCTTTTAGCACAATTTCAGTTGCAATACAGTACTGAACAAACGTCAATGCACTGAGTATTAAGCTTTGAACTctcatttcttctcttcgTTATATTTATACCTTAAACGAATTCCTAGGAAGTCAATTACGCAATGATCACTTCTAATCAATCAATGGcaaaaattaataaaacCAGTGCTATAACAAACAAAATGGGAAATATCACAGATATTCGAACAACTGTAACAACTTTAACTTTACTTAATTCGGTGGTGTTTTCTCTTCGTGTTCTATTCCTATTCTAAAATTGTACGTTTGTTAATTGTGTTTTTCTCTTGAATATCAGATATACTATTTTAGTATGTGaattttattattagtGTAGCtacaaaataaaaaaaaatgttgtGGAATCAGCTTACCCGGATACGTTGAGAAGGCTGACCCTGCCT
Proteins encoded in this window:
- the LUC7 gene encoding Luc7p (similar to uniprot|Q07508 Saccharomyces cerevisiae YDL087C LUC7 Essential protein associated with the U1 snRNP complex splicing factor involved in recognition of 5' splice site) encodes the protein MSAILEQRKLISQLMSSAATSHGLTSPSTCKSFIIGHCPYDLFQETKQPMGHCPRIHSVSHKMQYERDVKKGKKYPEFDLEHYSILKKILSDCDVQIEMAHKKLQHHEEHSKLAALLQAVNQLESKCALMLSEIDMLIQNEEVMKAMIQSCKYNKLQTERDTLSEKCRQMNENTGQSAQQKLQVCRVCGAYLSRLDTDRRLADHFMGKLHLGYVTMRKELDMVKKRLHEQGTDLHTYLPQTRRHQKAVYRGKSYRS
- a CDS encoding uncharacterized protein (no similarity) — encoded protein: MIIPILGDPFEIICSTIRTCKLETMEPVFSALVIGGNGNDSAIRICRELIFKYGIKVINADYWDARDDILYGLEEYYRSDDVRSDKWILTFDSHINLINDRKKNYEFVNINTQNWKPILSGVNVVINLTQYYEPTIGGLLSTPIQEVDPLIDLWCHMIEIMETVRLTTHCTIAYLINKDTSFNRGWGIFANSTIQLLDGKLSVCQEDYDVYFSPKELFQQFENGTYADIMR
- the SWP1 gene encoding dolichyl-diphosphooligosaccharide-protein glycotransferase (similar to uniprot|Q02795 Saccharomyces cerevisiae YMR149W SWP1 oligosaccharyl transferase glycoprotein complex delta subunit); translation: MRVQSLILSALTFVQYCIATEIVLKDAVVAFDSERPVVQLNNIDSKYDSKGVNVPVSLSETLKLSFVVDQELEQANVLVGLPSENLEAGYTLKKQSGSSDKFSLAIPLPKLAHAFNDRAELQVNLLVSTEENSLVKELFILSIVDPVTNTRDTARNFVRLNPKEEIHHIFQSSPKTVNAFIAQLFALVITTTLFVLFVSWVSFGAVNFNLKNVSSYLFVALVSGFEFIFYKYYSGTSIFDTVFSTGLLFLPALLLGSATLKSLKQ
- the IMP1 gene encoding endopeptidase catalytic subunit IMP1 (similar to uniprot|P28627 Saccharomyces cerevisiae YMR150c IMP1 protease, mitochondrial); the encoded protein is MSWLNIGSYVVRTVCLIHITHTHFYEFTETRGESMLPTLNRVNDYVHVLKWYKDGRDLKMGDCIVAMKPTDPQSRVCKRITGMEGDLILVDPSQEDDEEAYETFIRVPKGHVWVTGDNLSHSLDSRTYNSIPKGLIKGKIVAANDFSKPLSTFWGFREITNSYFDEK